A single genomic interval of Orcinus orca chromosome 19, mOrcOrc1.1, whole genome shotgun sequence harbors:
- the GRAP gene encoding GRB2-related adapter protein, with translation MESVALYSFQATESDELAFNKGDTLKILNMEDDQNWYKAELRGAEGFVPKNYIHVKPHPWYSGRISRQLAEEILMKRNHPGAFLIRESESSPGEFSVSVNYGDQVQHFKVLREASGKYYLWEEKFNSLNELVAFYRTRTIAKKRQVFLRDEEPLAKPPRACFAQAQFDFSAQDPSQLSFRRGDIIEVLERLDPCWWRGRLCGRIGFFPRSYVQPVHL, from the exons ATGGAGTCCGTGGCTCTGTACAGCTTCCAGGCCACAGAGAGCGATGAGCTGGCCTTCAACAAGGGGGACACACTCAAG ATTTTGAACATGGAAGACGACCAGAACTGGTACAAGGCCGAGCTCCGGGGTGCAGAGGGGTTCGTCCCCAAGAACTACATCCACGTCAAGCCCCACCC GTGGTACTCGGGCAGGATTTCCCGGCAGCTGGCAGAAGAAATTCTGATGAAGCGGAACCACCCGGGAGCCTTCCTGATCCGGGAGAGTGAGAGCTCCCCAGGGgagttctctgtctctgtgaa CTACGGGGACCAGGTGCAGCATTTCAAGGTGCTGCGTGAGGCCTCGGGGAAGTACTACCTGTGGGAGGAGAAGTTCAACTCTCTGAATGAGCTGGTCGCCTTCTACCGGACCAGAACCATCGCCAAGAAGCGGCAGGTCTTCCTGCGGGACGAGGAGCCCCTGGCCAAG CCGCCCCGGGCCTGCTTTGCCCAGGCCCAGTTTGACTTCTCAGCCCAGGACCCCTCCCAGCTCAGCTTCCGCCGCGGTGACATCATTGAGGTCCTGGAGCGCCTTGACCCCTGCTGGTGGCGAGGCCGTCTCTGCGGGCGCATCGGCTTCTTCCCGCGGAGCTATGTCCAGCCGGTGCACCTGTGA
- the LOC125962090 gene encoding sodium/glucose cotransporter 5-like isoform X1, with amino-acid sequence MELGGSRQRLQQPRRDATGPASDDVGCVVPSECLRACGAEIGCSNIAYPKLVMELMPTGLRGLMIAVMMAALMSSLTSIFNSSSTLFTMDIWKWLRPRARERELLLVGRSAPHRAPLTLLLTHPPRLVTVVLIGVSVAWIPVLQGSNSGQLFIYMQSVTSSLAPPVTAVFVLGIFWRRANEQGAFWGLMAGLAVGATRLVLEFLHPAPPCGHPEDRPAVLHSIHYLHFAVALFVLSGAVVVAGSLLTPAPQGIQIENLTWWTLAQDLPSGAKTGDPRASQKHAFWARVCGFNAILLVCVNVFFYAYFA; translated from the exons ATGATGTGGGCTGTGTGGTGCCCTCTGAGTGCCTGCGGGCCTGCGGGGCCGAGATCGGCTGCTCCAACATCGCCTACCCCAAGCTGGTCATGGAGCTGATGCCCACAG GCCTGCGGGGGCTGATGATCGCTGTGATGATGGCTGCTCTCATGTCATCGCTGACCTCCATCTTCAATAGCAGCAGCACGCTCTTCACCATGGACATCTGGAAGTGGCTGCGGCCCCGTGCCAGGGAGCGGGAGCTGCTGCTGGTGGGACG CTCAGCCCCCCACAGGGCACCCTTGACCCTCCTTCTCACCCATCCACCCAG GCTGGTCACTGTGGTGCTCATCGGCGTGAGTGTGGCCTGGATCCCGGTCCTGCAGGGCTCCAACAGTGGGCAGCTCTTCATCTACATGCAGTCGGTGACCAGCTCCCTGGCCCCCCCGGTGACCGCGGTCTTCGTCTTGGGCATCTTCTGGCGGCGGGCCAACGagcag GGGGCCTTCTGGGGCCTGATGGCGGGGCTGGCGGTGGGTGCCACCAGGCTGGTGCTGGAGTTCCTGCACCCGGCCCCGCCCTGCGGCCACCCCGAGGACCGGCCTGCCGTCCTGCACAGCATCCACTACCTGCACTTCGCCGTGGCGCTCTTCGTGCTCAGCGGGGCCGTGGTGGTGGCTGGGAGCCTGCTGACGCCAGCCCCCCAGGGCATCCAG ATCGAGAACCTTACCTGGTGGACCCTGGCTCAGGACCTGCCCTCGGGAGCCAAAACAG gtGACCCCCGAGCATCCCAGAAACATGCTTTCTGGGCCCGCGTCTGTGGCTTCAACGCCATCCTCCTCGTGTGTGTCAACGTCTTCTTCTACGCCTACTTCGCCTGA
- the LOC125962090 gene encoding sodium/glucose cotransporter 5-like isoform X2: MELMPTGLRGLMIAVMMAALMSSLTSIFNSSSTLFTMDIWKWLRPRARERELLLVGRSAPHRAPLTLLLTHPPRLVTVVLIGVSVAWIPVLQGSNSGQLFIYMQSVTSSLAPPVTAVFVLGIFWRRANEQGAFWGLMAGLAVGATRLVLEFLHPAPPCGHPEDRPAVLHSIHYLHFAVALFVLSGAVVVAGSLLTPAPQGIQIENLTWWTLAQDLPSGAKTGDPRASQKHAFWARVCGFNAILLVCVNVFFYAYFA, translated from the exons ATGGAGCTGATGCCCACAG GCCTGCGGGGGCTGATGATCGCTGTGATGATGGCTGCTCTCATGTCATCGCTGACCTCCATCTTCAATAGCAGCAGCACGCTCTTCACCATGGACATCTGGAAGTGGCTGCGGCCCCGTGCCAGGGAGCGGGAGCTGCTGCTGGTGGGACG CTCAGCCCCCCACAGGGCACCCTTGACCCTCCTTCTCACCCATCCACCCAG GCTGGTCACTGTGGTGCTCATCGGCGTGAGTGTGGCCTGGATCCCGGTCCTGCAGGGCTCCAACAGTGGGCAGCTCTTCATCTACATGCAGTCGGTGACCAGCTCCCTGGCCCCCCCGGTGACCGCGGTCTTCGTCTTGGGCATCTTCTGGCGGCGGGCCAACGagcag GGGGCCTTCTGGGGCCTGATGGCGGGGCTGGCGGTGGGTGCCACCAGGCTGGTGCTGGAGTTCCTGCACCCGGCCCCGCCCTGCGGCCACCCCGAGGACCGGCCTGCCGTCCTGCACAGCATCCACTACCTGCACTTCGCCGTGGCGCTCTTCGTGCTCAGCGGGGCCGTGGTGGTGGCTGGGAGCCTGCTGACGCCAGCCCCCCAGGGCATCCAG ATCGAGAACCTTACCTGGTGGACCCTGGCTCAGGACCTGCCCTCGGGAGCCAAAACAG gtGACCCCCGAGCATCCCAGAAACATGCTTTCTGGGCCCGCGTCTGTGGCTTCAACGCCATCCTCCTCGTGTGTGTCAACGTCTTCTTCTACGCCTACTTCGCCTGA